One Anthonomus grandis grandis chromosome 14, icAntGran1.3, whole genome shotgun sequence DNA window includes the following coding sequences:
- the LOC126744497 gene encoding probable cytochrome P450 6a14 isoform X1 codes for MNKFVSKWALGRSKVTMLFFILVLVVIVVLIYIYFHNAYKYWKKLRVPQLNPQFPFGDMAGVIFRKQNMGDRIKQIYLNERNKGHDFVGLYFFSRKAFLPLDPILIKNILGRDFQYFSDRGIYYDEENDPLSAHLFSIAGTKWKHLRSKLTPAYSPVKLKGMFDIILKCGDQMADLIKEVAMDKGELEIKEVLARYSTDVIGCCAFGLDCNTMRDPEAEFRKMGKRAFTQTIGDVIKMIIIRSFPFLAKLLRIGVFSAKVKKFFQRIVKDTMDYREVNGIERKDFLQLLIELRRNGIIAEDDKSQVNIDPGKTLTTDEAAAQAFIFFLAGFETTSTTISFALFEMACNQEIQAKARQEVLEVLSKHGDQPTYEGLLGMKYLDMVIYETLRKYPPAPVFLRKCTKRYLIPKTNSYIEEGQSVLIPCLGLHRDPDFFPNPEDFDPERFSDENKLQIVDGSYIPFGSGPRNCLGMRFAMVQAKIALTLSLMNFKFELSERTILPLKMETKGIILSPIGGLWIKFTPRNI; via the exons atTGGGTCGGTCAAAAGTaactatgttattttttattttggtactAGTCGTTATAGTTGTACTGatttacatatattttcataatgcttacaaatattggaaaaaattgagaGTTCCGCAACTTAATCCCCAATTTCCTTTTGGAGATATGGCTGGTGTCATATttag aaaacaaaatatggGAGAcagaataaaacaaatttacctAAATGAAAGAAATAAAGGACACGATTTCGTCGGGTTGTACTTTTTCAGCAGAAAGGCATTTTTACCACTTGACCCAATCCTGATTAAGAACATTCTAGGGAgagattttcaatatttttcagatCGAG GAATCTACTATGACGAAGAAAACGATCCATTGAGTGCCCATCTTTTCTCCATTGCGGGGACGAAATGGAAACATTTAAGATCCAAGTTAACACCCGCCTATTCACCCGTTAAATTAAAAGGCATGTTCGATATTATTCTCAAATGCGGAGACCAAATGGCCGATCTTATCAAGGAGGTCGCTATGGATAAAGGCGAACTTGAAATAAAG GAAGTTCTTGCAAGATATAGCACGGACGTTATAGGCTGTTGTGCTTTTGGTTTGGATTGCAATACAATGAGAGATCCTGAAGCAGAATTTCGGAAAATGGGCAAAAGGGCTTTTACGCAAACAATTGGTGATGTCATTAAAATG attattataaGAAGTTTTCCTTTCTTGGCCAAACTTTTGAGGATCGGAGTTTTTTCAGCTAAggtaaaaaagttctttcaaagaATCGTCAAAGATACTATGGATTATAGGGAAGTTAATGGAATTGAACGAAAAGACTTTTTACAATTACTTATTGAGTTAAGGCGCAATGGAATAATTGCAGAAGATGATAAAAGTcag gtAAATATTGATCCTGGAAAAACCCTAACAACCGACGAAGCAGCAGCCCAGGCTTTCATATTCTTCTTAGCAGGATTTGAAACTACTTCAACTACAATTAGTTTTGCTCTGTTTGAAATGGCTTGCAATCAAGAAATCCAAGCCAAAGCTCGGCAGGAAGTACTTGAAGTACTATCCAAACATGGTGACCAACCTACTTATGAAGGGCTTCTGGGGATGAAATACTTAGATATGGTTATATATG aaactcTTAGAAAATATCCACCGGCACCGGTTTTCTTGCGAAAATGCACCAAACGTTACCTTATTCCAAAGACTAATTCATATATTGAAGAAGGTCAATCCGTGTTAATACCTTGTTTAGGACTGCACAGAGATCCAGATTTCTTTCCAAATCCAGAAGATTTTGATCCAGAAAGATTTAGTGACGAAAACAAATTGCAAATAGTGGATGGTTCTTATATTCCATTTGGGTCTGGACCAAGAAATTGTCTTG GTATGAGATTTGCAATGGTACAAGCGAAAATCGCTTTAACACTTAGtcttatgaattttaaatttgaacttaGTGAACGTACTATACTACCGTTAAAAATGGAAACTAAAGGGATTATTTTATCTCCAATAGGAGGACTTTGGATTAAATTTACTCcaagaaatatttag
- the LOC126744497 gene encoding probable cytochrome P450 6a14 isoform X2, whose protein sequence is MLFFILVLVVIVVLIYIYFHNAYKYWKKLRVPQLNPQFPFGDMAGVIFRKQNMGDRIKQIYLNERNKGHDFVGLYFFSRKAFLPLDPILIKNILGRDFQYFSDRGIYYDEENDPLSAHLFSIAGTKWKHLRSKLTPAYSPVKLKGMFDIILKCGDQMADLIKEVAMDKGELEIKEVLARYSTDVIGCCAFGLDCNTMRDPEAEFRKMGKRAFTQTIGDVIKMIIIRSFPFLAKLLRIGVFSAKVKKFFQRIVKDTMDYREVNGIERKDFLQLLIELRRNGIIAEDDKSQVNIDPGKTLTTDEAAAQAFIFFLAGFETTSTTISFALFEMACNQEIQAKARQEVLEVLSKHGDQPTYEGLLGMKYLDMVIYETLRKYPPAPVFLRKCTKRYLIPKTNSYIEEGQSVLIPCLGLHRDPDFFPNPEDFDPERFSDENKLQIVDGSYIPFGSGPRNCLGMRFAMVQAKIALTLSLMNFKFELSERTILPLKMETKGIILSPIGGLWIKFTPRNI, encoded by the exons atgttattttttattttggtactAGTCGTTATAGTTGTACTGatttacatatattttcataatgcttacaaatattggaaaaaattgagaGTTCCGCAACTTAATCCCCAATTTCCTTTTGGAGATATGGCTGGTGTCATATttag aaaacaaaatatggGAGAcagaataaaacaaatttacctAAATGAAAGAAATAAAGGACACGATTTCGTCGGGTTGTACTTTTTCAGCAGAAAGGCATTTTTACCACTTGACCCAATCCTGATTAAGAACATTCTAGGGAgagattttcaatatttttcagatCGAG GAATCTACTATGACGAAGAAAACGATCCATTGAGTGCCCATCTTTTCTCCATTGCGGGGACGAAATGGAAACATTTAAGATCCAAGTTAACACCCGCCTATTCACCCGTTAAATTAAAAGGCATGTTCGATATTATTCTCAAATGCGGAGACCAAATGGCCGATCTTATCAAGGAGGTCGCTATGGATAAAGGCGAACTTGAAATAAAG GAAGTTCTTGCAAGATATAGCACGGACGTTATAGGCTGTTGTGCTTTTGGTTTGGATTGCAATACAATGAGAGATCCTGAAGCAGAATTTCGGAAAATGGGCAAAAGGGCTTTTACGCAAACAATTGGTGATGTCATTAAAATG attattataaGAAGTTTTCCTTTCTTGGCCAAACTTTTGAGGATCGGAGTTTTTTCAGCTAAggtaaaaaagttctttcaaagaATCGTCAAAGATACTATGGATTATAGGGAAGTTAATGGAATTGAACGAAAAGACTTTTTACAATTACTTATTGAGTTAAGGCGCAATGGAATAATTGCAGAAGATGATAAAAGTcag gtAAATATTGATCCTGGAAAAACCCTAACAACCGACGAAGCAGCAGCCCAGGCTTTCATATTCTTCTTAGCAGGATTTGAAACTACTTCAACTACAATTAGTTTTGCTCTGTTTGAAATGGCTTGCAATCAAGAAATCCAAGCCAAAGCTCGGCAGGAAGTACTTGAAGTACTATCCAAACATGGTGACCAACCTACTTATGAAGGGCTTCTGGGGATGAAATACTTAGATATGGTTATATATG aaactcTTAGAAAATATCCACCGGCACCGGTTTTCTTGCGAAAATGCACCAAACGTTACCTTATTCCAAAGACTAATTCATATATTGAAGAAGGTCAATCCGTGTTAATACCTTGTTTAGGACTGCACAGAGATCCAGATTTCTTTCCAAATCCAGAAGATTTTGATCCAGAAAGATTTAGTGACGAAAACAAATTGCAAATAGTGGATGGTTCTTATATTCCATTTGGGTCTGGACCAAGAAATTGTCTTG GTATGAGATTTGCAATGGTACAAGCGAAAATCGCTTTAACACTTAGtcttatgaattttaaatttgaacttaGTGAACGTACTATACTACCGTTAAAAATGGAAACTAAAGGGATTATTTTATCTCCAATAGGAGGACTTTGGATTAAATTTACTCcaagaaatatttag